One window of Leifsonia sp. AK011 genomic DNA carries:
- the metE gene encoding 5-methyltetrahydropteroyltriglutamate--homocysteine S-methyltransferase, translating into MTTIPAFPTGTILGYPRIGRRRELKRAVEAFWAGKISAEELEAAAADLRAATRERLASLGLGRTDSSIPEAFSYYDQVLDAAVTVGAVPQRFARLVKDDGTIDLAGYFTIARGEGQDTPAEMTKWFDSNYHYLVPEIGPETDFHLASDRLIREVAEATASGYRTRPVIVGPVTFLLLSKPSVDAPEGFSPLDRLDDLLPVYAELLAALTAVGAEWVQLDEPGLVSESIEAPRDVVLAATASAYTSLGGAPVRPAIFVAAPYASLDDALPVLLETPVEAVGIDLVKGDLPSGITTDKVLVGGVIDGHNIWRGDLEGAFASLESLKGLSPHVAVSTSTSLFHVPHDVEDEPLLEEWLTNWLAFADQKVGQVATLAKGLIEGKAAIQSELDAATEALEARHAAAGVRDGAVRSRTAALTPEDFSRGDYAARLAAQDEALNLPFLPTTTIGSFPQTGDIRKTRAALVRGDISVEEYTEAMRAEIRRVVDLQEEIGLDVIVHGEPERNDMVQYFAENLDGFAVTQNGWVQSYGSRCTRPSILWGDVSRPAPITVEWSTYTQSLTSKPVKGMLTGPVTILAWSFVRDDQPLRETANQVALALRDEIADLEGSGIGIIQVDEPALRELLPLKTKDHADYLDWSVGSFRLATAGVEDRTQIHTHLCYSEFGVVIDAINRLDADVTSIEAARSKMEVVPDIKHSGFGRGIGPGVYDIHSPRVPSVEEISDLIEIALGSIPERQVWVNPDCGLKTRGYDETVQSLTNVLTATRAAREKAAAK; encoded by the coding sequence ATGACCACGATCCCAGCCTTTCCCACCGGCACGATCCTCGGCTACCCGCGTATCGGTCGTCGTCGTGAGCTGAAGCGCGCCGTCGAAGCCTTCTGGGCCGGGAAGATCTCTGCCGAGGAGCTGGAGGCGGCCGCTGCCGATCTCCGTGCCGCCACCCGTGAGCGTCTCGCGAGCCTCGGGCTGGGCCGCACGGACTCGTCGATTCCCGAGGCGTTCAGCTACTACGACCAGGTGCTCGACGCCGCCGTGACCGTGGGAGCCGTTCCCCAGCGCTTCGCCCGGCTGGTGAAGGATGACGGAACCATCGATCTCGCCGGCTACTTCACCATCGCACGGGGCGAGGGCCAGGACACCCCGGCCGAGATGACCAAGTGGTTCGACTCCAACTACCACTACCTCGTCCCGGAGATCGGTCCGGAGACCGACTTCCACTTGGCATCCGATCGCCTCATCCGCGAGGTGGCAGAGGCCACGGCATCCGGGTACCGCACGCGCCCCGTCATCGTCGGGCCCGTCACCTTCCTCCTGCTGAGCAAGCCGAGTGTGGACGCTCCCGAGGGATTCAGCCCGCTCGATCGACTCGACGACCTGCTCCCGGTCTACGCCGAGCTCCTCGCGGCGCTGACCGCAGTTGGTGCCGAGTGGGTGCAGCTCGACGAGCCCGGTCTCGTGTCGGAGAGCATCGAGGCCCCGCGTGACGTGGTTCTGGCGGCGACTGCCTCTGCCTACACCTCTCTCGGGGGAGCGCCCGTGCGCCCGGCGATCTTCGTGGCCGCACCCTACGCGTCGCTCGACGACGCCCTGCCTGTCCTCCTGGAGACTCCGGTGGAGGCGGTGGGCATCGACCTCGTGAAGGGCGACCTGCCCTCGGGCATCACCACGGACAAGGTTCTCGTCGGTGGAGTGATCGACGGCCACAACATCTGGCGTGGTGACCTCGAGGGCGCCTTCGCGTCCCTCGAGTCCCTCAAGGGCCTCAGCCCACACGTCGCTGTCTCGACCTCGACGAGCCTCTTCCACGTGCCCCACGACGTCGAGGACGAGCCGCTCCTCGAGGAGTGGCTCACGAACTGGCTGGCGTTCGCCGACCAGAAAGTCGGACAGGTCGCCACGCTCGCGAAGGGACTCATCGAGGGCAAGGCCGCCATCCAGAGCGAACTGGATGCCGCGACCGAGGCCCTCGAAGCTCGCCATGCCGCGGCCGGCGTGCGAGACGGGGCCGTTCGTTCCCGCACGGCGGCGCTCACCCCCGAGGACTTCTCGCGCGGCGACTACGCTGCACGCCTCGCCGCGCAGGATGAGGCACTCAACCTGCCGTTCCTGCCGACGACGACGATCGGGTCGTTCCCCCAGACGGGCGACATCCGCAAGACGCGCGCAGCCCTGGTCAGGGGCGACATCTCGGTGGAGGAGTACACCGAGGCCATGCGAGCGGAGATCCGCCGTGTCGTCGACCTCCAGGAGGAGATCGGGCTCGACGTCATCGTCCACGGGGAACCCGAGCGGAACGATATGGTGCAGTACTTCGCCGAGAATCTGGACGGCTTCGCCGTCACCCAGAACGGCTGGGTGCAGTCCTACGGCTCCCGTTGTACGCGCCCGTCGATCCTCTGGGGTGACGTCTCGCGACCCGCGCCCATCACCGTCGAGTGGTCGACATACACCCAGTCGCTCACGAGCAAGCCCGTCAAGGGCATGCTCACGGGACCGGTCACCATCCTCGCCTGGTCCTTCGTGCGCGACGACCAGCCCCTGCGCGAGACCGCGAACCAGGTTGCCCTCGCCCTGCGCGACGAGATCGCCGACCTCGAGGGATCCGGCATCGGCATCATCCAGGTCGATGAGCCGGCCCTCCGCGAGTTGTTGCCGCTCAAGACAAAGGACCATGCCGACTACCTCGACTGGTCCGTGGGTTCGTTCCGCCTCGCCACGGCGGGCGTCGAGGACCGCACGCAGATCCATACGCACCTCTGCTACTCGGAGTTCGGTGTGGTGATCGACGCGATCAACCGTCTCGACGCGGACGTCACCTCGATCGAGGCAGCCCGATCCAAGATGGAGGTCGTGCCGGATATCAAGCACAGCGGCTTCGGCCGCGGTATCGGCCCGGGCGTCTACGACATCCACTCGCCGCGAGTGCCCTCGGTGGAGGAGATCAGTGACCTCATCGAGATCGCGCTCGGTTCGATCCCGGAACGCCAGGTATGGGTCAATCCCGACTGCGGCCTCAAGACGCGCGGGTACGACGAGACCGTGCAGTCACTCACGAACGTGCTCACGGCAACGCGGGCAGCGAGGGAGAAGGCAGCCGCGAAGTAG